The following coding sequences lie in one Spinacia oleracea cultivar Varoflay chromosome 1, BTI_SOV_V1, whole genome shotgun sequence genomic window:
- the LOC110776140 gene encoding probable calcium-binding protein CML36 encodes MKQLLKSINPKQIFRLKKPKSSSTITKSEPPSFGSSSYSSTSSSDSPSSATHHHRSGPAPARTQSEDISLRSDAWTEEAFKMIDLDGDGKITRVELHSLFKRVRVNAPSLSEEEVAAMIKEIDIDGDGCISLKELEAVGSALDPTSANEEDLKGAFDFFDTDHDGKISASELHSGFFALGDERCTLDDCRRMIEGVDKTKDGFVCFEDFCRMMSLPR; translated from the coding sequence ATGAAGCAACTCTTGAAATCCATCAACCCAAAACAAATTTTCCGCCTTAAGAAGCCAAAGTCATCTTCCACCATTACCAAATCCGAGCCACCGTCTTTCGGTTCTTCGTCTTACTCCTCCACCTCGTCCTCCGATTCTCCTTCCTCCGCTACCCATCACCACCGCTCTGGTCCAGCCCCGGCTAGAACCCAATCGGAGGATATCTCCCTTCGGTCCGACGCCTGGACTGAGGAAGCTTTCAAGATGATCGACCTTGACGGGGACGGGAAAATCACTCGCGTAGAACTACACTCACTTTTCAAGCGCGTAAGAGTAAACGCACCGTCGTTGAGTGAGGAGGAGGTTGCTGCGATGATCAAAGAAATTGATATCGACGGAGACGGTTGTATCAGCTTAAAAGAGCTGGAGGCCGTTGGATCTGCGCTTGATCCAACGTCTGCCAATGAAGAAGATCTTAAGGGCGCGTTTGATTTCTTTGATACAGATCATGATGGTAAAATATCAGCGAGTGAGCTGCACTCGGGGTTTTTTGCGTTGGGAGATGAACGGTGCACGTTAGATGACTGCCGGCGCATGATAGAAGGTGTGGATAAGACTAAAGATGGGTTTGTTTGTTTTGAGGATTTTTGCCGTATGATGAGCTTGCCTAGATAA